In the genome of Monodelphis domestica isolate mMonDom1 chromosome 2, mMonDom1.pri, whole genome shotgun sequence, one region contains:
- the LOC107651099 gene encoding membrane primary amine oxidase-like, with amino-acid sequence MNLKTALVLLVLSIITIFALVCVLLTGRGGDASSQPPRCSSLNTKSQLRPHPVQSRIFSDLTREELASVMGFLTRQLGSGLVDASRAIPSDNCVYSVELHLPPKAVALAHLDRGGPPPPREALALVFFGQQARPNVSELLVGPLPNPSYLRDVTVERHGGPLPYHRRPLSTKEMEEMNKMITDRVLPLAAGLLHRCCYHNGKNLLSVTSAPRGLRSGDRVTWFGIYYNVQGAGLYLHPVGLELLIDHGALDPARWTVQQVFYNGRYYKSMGYLEQEFEGGRVEVVEMAPNGTKVASSLRPRVPPGPPPPLQFSPQGPRFSVQESQVASPLWTFTFSLELYSGMRIFDVRFQGERIVYELSLQEALTIYGGNSPAAMLTRYLDGNFGMGLFSTPLTRGVDCPYLATYVDWDFLADSGTPRTVRDALCIFEQNQGIPLRRHHSDIYSYYYGGLPGTVLILRSVSTLLNYDYVWDMAFHPNGAIEVKFHATGYISSSFLFGAGRRYGNQVGEHTLGTIHTHAANFKVDLDVAGQENWVVAEDMAFESRPVPWNSEYKMQQMQLTQKTLETEDQAAFPFGGTTPRYIYLASNHTNAWGHRRGYRIQIINFAGQPMPQESTMERAFSWGRYQLAVTQRKEEEPSSTSIYNQNDPWTPTVNFTDFINNETIAGKDLVAWVTAGFLHIPHAEDIPNTVTVGNGAGFFLRPYNFFDEDPSVQSPDAVYFQNAKDAGVCEVNPASCLSETAACAPELPKFTHGGFRTGS; translated from the exons ATGAACCTGAAAACAGCCCTGGTGCTCCTGGTTCTCTCCATCATCACCATCTTTGCCTTGGTTTGCGTCCTGCTGACAGGGAGGGGTGGGGATGCTTCCAGCCAACCTCCCCGGTGCTCCTCACTGAACACCAAGAGCCAGCTCCGGCCACATCCCGTCCAGAGCCGAATCTTCTCCGACCTGACCCGGGAGGAGTTGGCCTCAGTGATGGGCTTCCTGACCCGGCAGTTGGGGTCAGGGCTGGTGGATGCAAGCCGAGCCATCCCATCTGATAACTGCGTCTACTCGGTGGAGCTGCACCTGCCTCCCAAGGCTGTAGCCTTGGCCCACCTGGACAGGGGGGGACCCCCACCTCCTCGAGAGGCCCTAGCCCTTGTCTTCTTTGGCCAACAGGCCCGACCCAATGTGAGTGAACTGCTGGTGGGACCACTGCCTAACCCCTCCTACCTGCGGGACGTGACTGTAGAACGTCATGGGGGGCCCCTCCCCTACCACAGGCGCCCACTGTCCacgaaagaaatggaagaaatgaacaagatgatcactgACCGCGTGTTGCCTCTTGCCGCTGGTCTCCTCCATCGTTGTTGCTACCACAATGGGAAGAACCTGTTGTCGGTGACCTCTGCGCCCAGAGGCCTGCGCTCTGGGGATCGGGTCACCTGGTTTGGCATCTACTACAATGTCCAAGGTGCGGGCCTTTATCTCCACCCTGTGGGGCTAGAGCTGCTCATAGACCATGGAGCCCTGGACCCCGCTCGATGGACCGTTCAGCAAGTCTTCTACAATGGTCGCTATTATAAGAGCATGGGCTACCTAGAGCAAGAGTTTGAGGGAGGTCGGGTGGAGGTTGTAGAGATGGCACCCAATGGCACCAAAGTTGCCTCCTCTCTCAGGCCTCGAGTTCCTCCaggcccccctcccccactgcaGTTTTCCCCCCAGGGCCCTCGATTCAGTGTCCAAGAAAGTCAAGTGGCCTCTCCACTCTGGACCTTCACCTTTAGCCTGGAGTTGTACAGCGGTATGAGGATCTTTGATGTCCGGTTCCAGGGGGAGCGAATAGTCTATGAGCTTAGCCTCCAGGAGGCTTTGACTATCTATGGTGGCAACTCCCCAGCAGCCATGCTAACTCGCTATTTAGATGGCAATTTTGGCATGGGCTTGTTCTCCACACCACTGACCCGAGGAGTGGACTGTCCGTACCTGGCCACCTATGTGGACTGGGACTTCCTTGCAGATTCTGGGACTCCAAGGACAGTCCGTGATGCTCTGTGCATATTTGAACAGAACCAGGGCATCCCCCTGCGGCGGCACCATTCCGATATCTACTCCTATTATTATGGGGGCCTCCCAGGGACAGTGTTGATCCTCAGGTCTGTGTCCACTCTGCTCAATTATGATTATGTATGGGACATGGCCTTTCATCCCAACGGAGCCATAGAAGTCAAATTTCATGCCACCGGCTATATCAGTTCATCCTTTCTGTTTGGTGCTGGCCGAAGATACGGGAACCAGGTTGGGGAGCACACCCTGGGCACCATCCATACCCATGCTGCTAACTTCAAAGTCGATCTGGACGTGGCAG GACAAGAGAACTGGGTGGTGGCAGAGGACATGGCATTTGAGTCTAGGCCTGTACCCTGGAACTCAGAGTATAAGATGCAGCAGATGCAGCTGACACAAAAGACACTGGAGACTGAAGACCAGGCAGCCTTCCCCTTTGGGGGCACCACTCCTCGATACATCTACCTGGCCAGTAACCATACCAATGCCTGGGGTCACCGTCGTGGATACCGGATCCAGATCATTAACTTTGCAGGGCAGCCAATGCCCCAGGAGAGCACCATGGAAAGAGCCTTCAGCTGGGGGAG GTACCAACTGGCTGTGAcacagaggaaggaggaagagcctTCGAGCACCAGTATTTATAATCAGAATGATCCCTGGACCCCCACCGTGAACTTCACTGATTTCATCAACAATGAGACCATAGCAGGCAAG GACCTGGTTGCCTGGGTGACAGCTGGCTTTTTGCACATTCCTCACGCAGAGGACATCCCTAACACCGTGACTGTGGGGAATGGCGCTGGCTTCTTCCTCCGGCCCTATAACTTCTTCGACGAGGACCCATCTGTCCAGTCTCCTGACGCCGTCTACTTTCAGAATGCCAAGGATGCTGGGGTCTGTGAGGTCAACCCTGCTTCATGCCTTTCAGAGACAGCCGCCTGTGCTCCTGAGCTCCCCAAATTCACCCATGGTGGTTTTAGAACAGGGTCTTAG